Proteins encoded by one window of Tunturibacter psychrotolerans:
- a CDS encoding alpha/beta fold hydrolase — translation MTRKESGLITDGFVVVGGMKVHYQRAGSGRPLLLLHGLVGSAKNWRRNIDFLSQDSDVYAIDLFNMGESERVPGLDAGLEATADRLAAYMDALGLDEADIAAHSHGGAVAMMFAARHPNRVRRLILFAPANPFCDLGHQLIRFYQTRFGMWFAQQIPSFPRMLKATALSRMYGDPSRVSVGALEGYIEGLHIPGTMDHVLQIVQRWFVDMGLLRSALEHLVAKPTLLIWGDRDRAVGLSSARELQRILPQSSLMVLPGVGHIAFEETPEICNEAMRDWLSKPLASEARVTVGRHSEPVAFGDRLAERGAA, via the coding sequence GTGACACGAAAAGAGAGTGGTCTGATTACTGACGGTTTCGTTGTAGTTGGCGGGATGAAGGTCCATTATCAGCGCGCGGGGTCCGGGCGGCCACTTCTGCTGCTTCATGGTCTTGTGGGGTCGGCGAAAAACTGGCGCCGCAACATCGACTTTCTCTCGCAAGATTCTGACGTTTACGCGATCGATTTGTTCAATATGGGCGAGTCGGAGCGGGTCCCGGGGCTGGACGCGGGGCTTGAAGCGACTGCGGACCGATTGGCTGCCTATATGGATGCGCTGGGACTGGATGAGGCCGATATAGCCGCCCATTCACACGGTGGAGCAGTGGCCATGATGTTTGCGGCTCGACATCCTAATCGAGTGCGCAGACTCATCTTGTTTGCTCCAGCAAACCCGTTCTGCGACCTGGGGCACCAGTTGATTCGGTTCTATCAAACAAGGTTTGGAATGTGGTTCGCGCAACAGATTCCTTCTTTTCCGAGGATGTTGAAAGCGACCGCGCTCAGCCGAATGTATGGTGACCCTTCTCGCGTTTCGGTCGGAGCTCTGGAGGGGTATATAGAGGGGCTGCATATTCCAGGCACGATGGATCACGTCCTGCAGATAGTTCAGCGTTGGTTTGTGGACATGGGGTTGCTGCGTTCTGCCCTTGAGCATCTGGTGGCCAAACCTACGCTGCTGATATGGGGAGATCGCGACAGAGCGGTTGGGTTGAGTTCTGCGAGAGAACTACAGCGGATCCTTCCGCAGTCTAGCCTTATGGTGCTTCCCGGTGTGGGGCACATCGCTTTTGAAGAGACACCTGAGATCTGCAATGAGGCAATGCGGGACTGGCTGTCGAAGCCTTTGGCGTCTGAAGCGCGCGTAACCGTAGGGCGTCATTCGGAACCGGTGGCATTCGGAGACCGTTTAGCCGAACGAGGCGCGGCTTAG
- a CDS encoding alpha/beta hydrolase produces MTQTTTSQIRSIDDLRGPAGRLEALLNTGLDAAPYAALVCHPHPAGGGTMHNKVVYHAMKAFSSFGLPVLRFNFRGVGLSEGAHDDGHGEQDDVRAALDWIQHNLNRPTLFAGFSFGSNVGLRACCGDPRVKGLIGLGVPVRAEGRDYTYKFLPECTQPKLFISGDHDQYGPSAILEGVFDRAPEPKRLVWVAGADHFFQGTTESPNPKLDRMQQEIRLWLQSVFSLS; encoded by the coding sequence ATGACGCAAACCACTACCTCCCAGATACGATCGATCGACGATCTTCGCGGCCCCGCTGGCCGCCTCGAGGCCCTCCTCAACACCGGTCTTGATGCCGCCCCTTACGCTGCCCTGGTCTGCCATCCACACCCAGCCGGCGGCGGCACAATGCACAACAAAGTCGTTTACCACGCTATGAAGGCCTTTTCTTCCTTCGGCCTTCCCGTCCTTCGTTTCAACTTCCGCGGGGTGGGCCTTAGTGAGGGCGCTCACGACGACGGCCACGGCGAGCAGGACGACGTTCGCGCAGCTCTGGACTGGATCCAGCACAACCTCAACCGCCCGACTCTCTTCGCCGGGTTCTCCTTCGGCTCGAACGTCGGGCTGCGCGCCTGCTGTGGAGATCCGCGAGTCAAGGGTCTCATCGGCCTCGGCGTTCCAGTCCGTGCGGAAGGTCGCGACTACACCTATAAGTTTTTGCCTGAGTGCACGCAGCCGAAGCTATTCATCAGTGGAGACCACGATCAATACGGCCCCAGCGCAATCCTCGAAGGCGTCTTTGACAGAGCGCCCGAACCAAAGCGTCTCGTCTGGGTCGCAGGCGCAGACCATTTCTTTCAGGGAACAACGGAGTCGCCCAACCCGAAGCTCGATCGCATGCAACAGGAGATCCGTCTCTGGTTACAAAGCGTATTCAGCTTGAGCTAA
- a CDS encoding M20/M25/M40 family metallo-hydrolase, giving the protein MAIDPIELTKKLVNIESTTYHEGHAGAFLYEYLGEQRYSVERTEVEQPDGASTPGAGSGERFNVYAAMPGITPDVVLSTHMDTVPPFFGCSEDDEFLYGRGTCDAKGIIAAQVAAADRLREGGVKVGLLFVVGEERDSAGAAAANLSPKGSRFLINGEPTDNRLALASKGALRVELRAKGRMAHSAYPELGESAIDKLIEALHDVLALQLPVEPEIGPSTLNIGLIDGGRAPNVIADKAEAHILVRLVGPSDEVRRSIVAAVGDRADVEFSLDLPFVRMRKVGSLPTMIAKFTTDIPKLTAWGEPFLLGPGSIHVAHTPREKISKRELLEAVDHYVELATSLVQNGEFEAKCSHFGRF; this is encoded by the coding sequence ATGGCGATTGACCCGATTGAACTCACTAAAAAGCTCGTAAACATTGAATCCACTACGTATCACGAGGGTCATGCCGGTGCATTTCTTTACGAATATCTTGGGGAGCAGCGTTACTCTGTCGAGCGGACGGAGGTCGAACAGCCGGACGGCGCAAGCACGCCGGGAGCAGGCAGCGGAGAGCGTTTCAACGTGTACGCAGCGATGCCCGGAATTACTCCGGATGTAGTGCTATCCACCCACATGGATACTGTCCCTCCGTTCTTCGGCTGCTCCGAGGATGATGAGTTTTTGTATGGCCGAGGAACCTGCGACGCGAAGGGAATTATCGCCGCGCAAGTTGCGGCTGCGGATCGGTTGCGTGAGGGAGGAGTTAAGGTTGGACTGCTGTTCGTAGTGGGAGAGGAACGAGATTCGGCTGGCGCTGCCGCCGCTAACTTGTCTCCTAAGGGGTCGCGTTTTTTGATCAATGGGGAACCGACGGACAATCGTCTGGCCCTGGCGTCGAAGGGCGCGTTGCGGGTTGAACTCAGGGCGAAGGGCCGCATGGCGCACTCTGCTTATCCAGAGTTGGGCGAGTCCGCAATCGATAAATTGATCGAAGCACTCCATGATGTTCTGGCGCTGCAATTGCCAGTCGAGCCGGAGATTGGCCCTTCCACTTTGAACATCGGATTGATCGATGGTGGGCGTGCTCCGAATGTGATCGCGGACAAAGCTGAGGCGCATATCCTGGTTCGCCTGGTGGGGCCGTCGGATGAGGTGAGGAGGTCGATTGTCGCGGCGGTGGGCGATCGGGCGGATGTTGAGTTCAGTCTTGATTTGCCGTTCGTAAGAATGAGGAAGGTGGGGAGTCTCCCGACGATGATCGCAAAGTTTACGACCGACATTCCTAAGCTGACGGCGTGGGGTGAACCGTTCCTGTTGGGACCGGGCTCGATTCATGTAGCGCATACACCCCGGGAAAAGATTTCGAAACGAGAGCTCCTTGAGGCAGTCGATCATTATGTGGAACTCGCCACTAGTCTTGTTCAGAACGGAGAGTTTGAGGCCAAATGCAGTCACTTCGGAAGGTTTTGA
- a CDS encoding YdcF family protein, with protein MQSLRKVLISALVVVLVVVIGTAFVYRNIPHHNTDLTHFDTLIVLGNPAEADGTPSPEQRERTMEGAREYKAGVAPHLIFTGGAAHNRFTEADVMKTLAVAQGVPTSDITVEDQAQNTIQNIYYSEQIMEAHHWKSAEVISSPSHLPRAGLILAHYSFAWRTSGAPWPPEYSTLQKMLHFAVEAEYCLRLRIFGFPASRFLPQPA; from the coding sequence ATGCAGTCACTTCGGAAGGTTTTGATCAGCGCACTGGTGGTGGTTTTAGTGGTAGTTATCGGCACCGCATTTGTGTATCGAAATATACCGCACCATAATACCGACCTTACTCACTTCGACACTCTCATCGTTCTGGGAAATCCTGCCGAAGCAGATGGAACACCTTCGCCGGAGCAGCGGGAGCGCACTATGGAAGGGGCACGGGAATATAAAGCGGGCGTTGCTCCTCACCTGATCTTTACCGGCGGCGCTGCGCACAATCGGTTTACCGAGGCCGACGTAATGAAGACTTTGGCGGTTGCGCAGGGGGTGCCGACTAGTGACATTACGGTAGAAGACCAGGCGCAAAATACGATTCAGAATATTTACTATAGCGAGCAAATTATGGAGGCTCATCATTGGAAGAGTGCGGAGGTCATCAGTTCGCCGAGCCACCTTCCTCGTGCTGGGCTAATCCTTGCGCACTACTCCTTTGCGTGGCGAACCTCTGGAGCGCCATGGCCCCCAGAGTACTCGACGCTGCAGAAGATGTTGCACTTTGCGGTCGAGGCGGAATATTGCCTGAGACTGCGGATCTTCGGCTTTCCAGCTTCGCGCTTTCTGCCGCAACCAGCCTAA
- a CDS encoding DUF3592 domain-containing protein: MASIFLIEAISRRIRRRKREKKLHFATQWPNTQAEINHWKVLNAEQEVATTGAPYQIEAGFHFKLDGEYYGGYLRSIALTHHEAESKATGSPRVNIRYNPTNPDETVVFAEDNPDNLPFRIISG; encoded by the coding sequence ATGGCCAGCATCTTCCTCATCGAAGCAATCAGCCGGCGAATTCGCCGCCGAAAACGCGAGAAGAAGCTACACTTCGCCACTCAATGGCCAAACACTCAGGCCGAAATCAACCATTGGAAGGTTCTGAACGCCGAGCAGGAGGTAGCCACGACGGGGGCTCCCTATCAAATCGAAGCTGGCTTCCATTTCAAACTTGATGGCGAATACTATGGCGGCTACCTTCGCAGCATCGCGCTCACCCACCATGAGGCAGAGTCCAAGGCCACCGGTAGCCCCCGCGTAAACATTCGCTACAACCCTACAAATCCAGACGAAACCGTAGTATTCGCCGAAGACAACCCAGACAATCTTCCCTTCCGCATCATCTCCGGCTGA